In Chryseobacterium turcicum, a single window of DNA contains:
- a CDS encoding cytochrome-c peroxidase has protein sequence MKKGIYWGLGLMIIFLWSFTSKVSTDLSNIQDPSIEDIVKSYKKAIVEWPKPNIDHGVKWQEFAAIKTDSAYFTEQDKPNVILGKMLFFDPKLSKSNQISCSTCHDPEMGWQDRRRVAVGNDHLLGNRNTISLYNIAERTSFFWDGRAKTLEEQASGPLGAHHEMAMDVKTLPAKIQNIKGYKPLFKNAYGTEKVTYDKIVKAIADFQKTIKSQPSRFDKFLEGKYSSLTDEEIYGMHIFRTKARCMNCHSGKYLTDESFHNIGLTYYKRKYEDLGLYNITKKAEDVGKFKTPQLRDLALTQPWMHNGLFDDLEGVVNMYNSGMHQLDPNAEKKLADPLHPSTDPLLQKLDLNKEEIKALVSFLESLSGTKYKMRRPEFPVE, from the coding sequence ATGAAAAAAGGTATTTATTGGGGTTTAGGGTTAATGATCATTTTTCTGTGGAGTTTTACTTCAAAAGTAAGCACCGACCTTTCCAACATTCAGGATCCATCTATTGAGGATATTGTAAAAAGTTACAAAAAGGCGATTGTAGAATGGCCAAAACCGAATATTGATCACGGTGTAAAGTGGCAGGAATTTGCCGCTATTAAAACAGATTCTGCTTATTTCACAGAACAGGATAAACCGAATGTTATTTTAGGGAAAATGCTTTTTTTCGATCCTAAATTATCAAAATCCAATCAGATTTCATGCAGCACTTGCCACGACCCCGAAATGGGATGGCAAGACCGAAGACGTGTTGCCGTTGGAAACGATCATCTTTTAGGAAACAGAAATACCATCTCTCTTTACAATATTGCCGAAAGAACTTCTTTTTTCTGGGACGGAAGAGCAAAAACTCTTGAAGAGCAAGCTTCCGGACCACTTGGAGCGCACCACGAAATGGCAATGGATGTGAAAACACTGCCTGCAAAAATCCAAAATATAAAAGGATACAAACCGCTTTTCAAAAACGCGTACGGAACCGAAAAAGTAACCTACGATAAAATTGTAAAAGCTATTGCCGATTTTCAGAAAACCATCAAAAGCCAGCCTAGTCGTTTTGATAAATTTTTGGAAGGAAAATACAGTTCGTTAACTGACGAAGAAATCTACGGGATGCATATTTTCCGTACCAAAGCACGTTGTATGAATTGCCACAGCGGAAAATATTTGACTGACGAATCTTTCCATAATATTGGTTTAACGTATTACAAAAGAAAATATGAAGATCTTGGCTTGTACAATATCACCAAAAAAGCAGAAGACGTAGGTAAATTTAAAACTCCACAATTAAGAGATTTAGCATTAACTCAACCTTGGATGCATAACGGTCTTTTTGATGACCTAGAAGGCGTTGTCAATATGTACAACAGCGGAATGCACCAACTAGACCCAAACGCAGAGAAAAAATTGGCAGATCCGCTTCATCCGTCTACAGATCCTTTATTGCAGAAATTAGATCTAAATAAAGAAGAAATAAAAGCTTTGGTTTCTTTCCTTGAATCTCTCTCAGGTACAAAATATAAAATGAGAAGACCGGAGTTTCCTGTGGAATAA
- the rpmB gene encoding 50S ribosomal protein L28: MSRICQITGKRAMVGNNVSHANNKTKRRFEINLLEKKFYLPEQDKHVTLKVSAHGLRIINKIGIEEAIERGIREGLIKKN; the protein is encoded by the coding sequence ATGTCAAGAATTTGCCAGATAACAGGAAAGCGTGCAATGGTTGGTAACAACGTTTCCCACGCTAATAACAAAACGAAGCGTCGTTTTGAAATTAACTTATTGGAAAAGAAATTTTACCTTCCAGAGCAAGACAAGCACGTTACGCTTAAAGTTTCAGCTCATGGATTGAGAATCATTAACAAGATTGGAATCGAAGAGGCTATCGAAAGAGGCATCAGAGAAGGATTGATTAAAAAGAACTAA
- a CDS encoding GlsB/YeaQ/YmgE family stress response membrane protein: MGILTWIIFGLIAGAIAKALHPGKDPGGWIITIIIGILGAMLGGWLGSMIFGVDVTGFNFSSFLVAIGGSVLLLAIYRMATRK, encoded by the coding sequence ATGGGAATTTTAACATGGATTATCTTCGGACTTATTGCAGGTGCAATTGCAAAAGCTTTACACCCTGGAAAAGACCCTGGAGGATGGATTATAACAATAATTATTGGCATTTTAGGAGCTATGCTGGGAGGATGGCTTGGTTCTATGATTTTCGGAGTAGACGTAACAGGATTTAACTTTTCTAGTTTTCTTGTTGCTATTGGAGGATCTGTTTTACTTCTAGCAATCTATCGAATGGCTACCAGAAAATAA
- the proC gene encoding pyrroline-5-carboxylate reductase has protein sequence MKIAIIGAGNMGLSFSKSFLKYDLIKPENLHLITRSQSNVLKIKEEFPKSQISVFEDVKNLDADLIIIAVKPQDFQKAAESFQFSLNENQMILSIMAGIKIEKIQTLLNHKFVVRAMPNAPTLLGMGITGYTSAEGISFHQLMNIERLLNSTGRSVYLENEDLLDGVTALSGSGPAYFYYIVDAMIKAGTAMGIDENLSKLFVKQTMLGAYHLINNSDKSLEDLIKDVASKGGTTEAALKTFEENDFKKILQQGILNAEKRAKELNG, from the coding sequence ATGAAAATCGCCATCATCGGAGCCGGAAATATGGGTTTATCTTTTTCAAAATCTTTTTTGAAATATGACCTCATCAAACCTGAAAACCTACACCTTATTACAAGAAGCCAATCGAACGTTTTAAAAATAAAAGAAGAGTTTCCCAAATCCCAAATTTCTGTGTTTGAAGACGTGAAAAATTTGGATGCCGATCTTATCATCATTGCTGTAAAACCTCAGGATTTTCAAAAAGCAGCGGAAAGTTTTCAGTTTTCTTTAAATGAAAATCAGATGATATTATCGATTATGGCGGGAATTAAAATTGAAAAAATCCAGACTTTACTCAATCATAAATTCGTTGTAAGAGCCATGCCTAACGCTCCTACTCTTTTAGGAATGGGAATTACAGGTTACACTTCTGCAGAAGGTATTTCTTTTCATCAACTCATGAATATCGAAAGACTTCTAAACAGCACCGGAAGATCGGTCTATTTGGAAAATGAAGATTTACTCGATGGAGTTACTGCCCTTTCAGGAAGCGGACCTGCCTATTTTTATTATATTGTAGATGCGATGATTAAAGCCGGAACAGCAATGGGAATCGATGAAAATCTTTCTAAACTTTTTGTAAAACAAACCATGTTGGGTGCTTATCATCTCATCAATAATTCTGATAAAAGTCTTGAAGACTTGATAAAAGATGTAGCCTCAAAAGGTGGAACAACCGAAGCCGCATTGAAAACCTTTGAAGAAAATGATTTCAAAAAAATTCTGCAACAAGGAATTTTGAATGCTGAAAAACGCGCTAAAGAATTGAATGGTTAA
- the rpmG gene encoding 50S ribosomal protein L33, whose product MAKKGNRVQVILECTEHKESGMPGMSRYISTKNKKNTTERLELKKYNPVLKRSTLHKEIK is encoded by the coding sequence ATGGCAAAAAAAGGAAATAGAGTTCAAGTAATACTTGAATGTACAGAGCACAAAGAAAGCGGTATGCCAGGAATGTCTAGATACATTTCTACAAAAAATAAAAAGAACACTACAGAAAGATTGGAATTGAAAAAATACAATCCGGTTCTTAAGAGATCTACCCTTCACAAAGAAATCAAGTAA
- a CDS encoding T9SS type A sorting domain-containing protein has protein sequence MKRLFIFAFLLPMMFQAQTFSEVPSNIKNFYYGSSDIGDFNNDGKPDVIYNGAIDTDADGSADLTFNEVYTNNNGVFSEYGYLGIDATHLGDIKFIDYNNDGLLDIVSTGLSYQDIVNYKHYRFLNNGTGFSKVEDTAGKTFGSIEVFDLNHDGKQDYAINGPQYVNGTGFVYDLSLYENSGNGFQLTQSWLPGTQNGSFKVLDLNNDQLLDVVIFGYDKNTDPVFKTYLNSSTGLHESQTLLPLASGKLAYADFNADGFLDLVAIGQDGNYDEYLGVFMNDGTGQFITQEISGEGLSASSVDVGDLNNDGYYDFVVIGDDKNNDGLVNVFLYNPASQSFTKASNTSLYNLGGSGNIKLFDYDGNNHLDVLMTGFDWADPDLNSFTKLYKNTSTEINLKPTAPTNLNVSKTGNTFNFTWNGAADDKTPANALQYEIKVGTSPGAQDVAKYIVTTPSWFLTLDSSIQNVYWNVRSIDASKVYSDPSVENTLNVTDFSSKTQLSIYPNPASEKVFIKGEKASAIEMYSMEGKKLNVQLNSDQSIIVSDFPKGMYILKIKIKDNWITQKLIIK, from the coding sequence ATGAAAAGATTATTTATTTTTGCCTTTCTTCTTCCCATGATGTTCCAGGCTCAAACTTTTTCTGAAGTTCCCAGCAACATCAAAAATTTCTATTACGGGTCTAGTGATATTGGAGATTTTAACAATGACGGAAAGCCGGATGTAATATATAATGGAGCGATAGATACTGATGCTGATGGTTCTGCTGATCTTACCTTCAATGAGGTTTATACCAATAATAACGGTGTTTTTTCAGAGTATGGATATTTAGGGATTGATGCTACTCATTTAGGAGATATTAAATTTATAGATTATAATAATGATGGCTTACTCGATATTGTTTCTACAGGATTGAGTTATCAAGATATTGTTAATTATAAGCATTATCGTTTTTTGAATAACGGAACAGGTTTTTCTAAAGTGGAAGATACTGCCGGAAAAACTTTTGGTTCAATAGAAGTTTTTGATTTAAATCACGACGGTAAACAAGATTATGCAATCAACGGACCTCAATATGTGAATGGAACTGGTTTTGTTTATGATTTAAGCCTTTATGAAAACTCAGGAAACGGTTTTCAATTGACTCAATCTTGGCTTCCCGGAACTCAAAACGGAAGTTTTAAAGTTTTAGACCTGAATAATGACCAATTGTTGGATGTCGTCATTTTTGGATATGATAAAAATACAGATCCGGTTTTTAAAACGTATCTCAATTCAAGTACAGGACTTCACGAATCTCAAACTCTTTTACCTTTAGCGAGCGGGAAATTGGCTTATGCAGATTTCAATGCAGATGGGTTTTTAGATTTGGTGGCGATTGGTCAGGATGGAAACTATGATGAATATCTTGGTGTCTTTATGAATGACGGAACCGGTCAGTTTATCACTCAGGAAATTTCCGGAGAAGGGCTTTCTGCTTCAAGTGTAGATGTAGGTGACCTTAATAATGATGGGTATTACGATTTTGTAGTCATTGGTGATGATAAAAATAATGACGGATTGGTGAATGTTTTTCTTTACAATCCGGCTTCTCAATCTTTTACAAAAGCGAGCAATACTTCTTTATATAATTTAGGCGGATCAGGAAATATAAAGCTCTTCGATTATGACGGAAACAATCATTTGGATGTTTTAATGACCGGTTTCGATTGGGCAGATCCAGACTTAAATTCATTCACCAAATTGTATAAAAATACATCTACCGAAATCAATTTAAAACCAACGGCTCCAACCAACTTGAATGTAAGTAAAACAGGAAATACATTCAATTTTACATGGAATGGTGCTGCAGACGATAAAACTCCTGCGAATGCTTTACAGTATGAAATTAAAGTAGGAACAAGTCCGGGAGCGCAAGATGTCGCAAAATATATTGTGACCACACCTTCCTGGTTTTTAACGCTTGATTCATCTATTCAAAATGTGTATTGGAATGTAAGGTCAATCGATGCTTCAAAAGTTTATTCTGATCCGTCTGTGGAAAATACATTAAACGTAACTGATTTCTCTTCAAAAACTCAATTGTCAATATATCCAAATCCGGCATCTGAAAAAGTTTTTATTAAAGGCGAAAAAGCCTCTGCAATAGAAATGTACTCAATGGAAGGTAAAAAACTCAATGTACAACTCAACAGTGATCAATCTATCATTGTTTCGGATTTTCCAAAAGGAATGTACATCCTGAAAATTAAAATTAAAGACAACTGGATAACCCAAAAACTAATCATCAAGTAA
- a CDS encoding DUF4295 domain-containing protein — protein sequence MAKKVVATLQSGQSKKMTKVVKMVKSSKSGAYVFEEKVMNADEVEGYLKK from the coding sequence ATGGCAAAGAAAGTAGTAGCAACCCTACAAAGCGGACAGTCTAAGAAAATGACTAAAGTCGTGAAAATGGTGAAGTCTTCTAAATCAGGAGCTTACGTTTTCGAAGAAAAAGTAATGAATGCAGACGAAGTTGAAGGTTATTTGAAAAAATAA
- the sppA gene encoding signal peptide peptidase SppA, whose amino-acid sequence MKSFFKNVLANIVAIVILCFVFFFFFIIMIVVGSMSGEKSVDVKKNSVLTINLKTSIIDSPTEEEQSIFNIKNKNTNILIYDAVEAIHKAKDDDNIKGISIETDHISAGTTQIDDLRNAIEDFKKSGKFVYAYGNSVSQSSYYLGSVADQYYLNPSGGIELKGLATEVTFFKDFAEKYGIGIEVIRHGKFKSAVEPFLRNDISPENQEQLSTLLNDIWGNTSSKMAASRKMKAEEFKTVVDSLYGMIPDLTVKYKLADQLIQKTEYDQIIKTKLSIADKDKLNKVSLQKYIASFNDNDSSGEKVAVLYASGSINNGDGYNDIYSEKYIKYIKDLQEDDNVKAVVLRINSPGGSANASDEILFELQQLKKKKPLVVSFGDYAASGGYYIAMGADKIYSEPNTLTGSIGVFGVLPYFKDIANKNGVRSDIVATNANSAYYSSLHGLTPYGVNLMTRSVEGTYKRFVHFVTQNRKKTFEQIDNVGGGRVWSGVRAKEIGLVDELGTLNDAVKFAAQKANLKSYNVASYPKKMTAFQQIFEDMNEDDISARVIKNKIGKANYEILEQLTSEKLKSEVKMEMPYRIKID is encoded by the coding sequence ATGAAGAGTTTCTTTAAAAATGTATTAGCAAATATAGTGGCTATAGTCATATTATGCTTCGTGTTTTTCTTCTTTTTTATTATCATGATAGTTGTCGGCTCTATGAGTGGTGAGAAATCTGTTGATGTAAAAAAGAATTCTGTTTTAACAATCAATCTGAAGACCTCTATTATTGATAGTCCCACAGAAGAAGAGCAGAGTATTTTTAATATCAAAAATAAAAATACAAACATCCTTATTTATGATGCTGTAGAAGCTATTCATAAAGCTAAAGATGATGATAATATTAAAGGAATAAGTATAGAGACTGATCATATTAGTGCAGGAACTACTCAGATTGATGATTTGAGAAATGCTATTGAAGACTTTAAAAAGAGCGGGAAATTTGTTTATGCATATGGAAATTCTGTTTCTCAGTCTTCATATTATCTAGGTTCTGTTGCAGATCAATATTATCTTAATCCATCTGGAGGTATTGAGCTTAAAGGATTGGCTACTGAAGTTACCTTTTTCAAAGATTTTGCCGAAAAATATGGTATTGGGATTGAAGTAATCCGTCACGGAAAGTTCAAATCTGCGGTAGAGCCGTTTTTAAGAAATGATATCTCGCCAGAAAATCAGGAGCAGTTGAGTACCTTATTAAATGATATTTGGGGAAATACTTCATCAAAAATGGCTGCTTCAAGAAAAATGAAAGCTGAGGAATTCAAAACTGTAGTAGATAGTTTATATGGAATGATTCCAGATTTAACGGTAAAATATAAATTGGCTGATCAACTGATTCAGAAAACTGAGTATGATCAAATTATCAAAACAAAGTTGAGTATTGCTGATAAAGATAAACTTAACAAAGTTTCGCTTCAAAAATATATCGCTTCATTTAATGATAACGATAGCTCAGGTGAAAAAGTAGCGGTTTTATATGCATCAGGTTCTATTAATAATGGAGATGGATACAACGATATTTATTCTGAAAAATATATTAAATACATCAAAGATCTTCAGGAAGATGACAACGTGAAAGCTGTTGTTTTAAGAATTAATTCTCCGGGAGGAAGTGCCAATGCTTCTGACGAGATTTTATTCGAGCTTCAACAATTAAAAAAGAAGAAGCCTCTTGTAGTATCTTTTGGTGATTATGCGGCTTCAGGTGGTTATTATATTGCAATGGGGGCTGATAAAATTTATTCTGAACCGAATACCTTAACAGGGTCTATCGGAGTTTTCGGAGTATTGCCTTACTTTAAAGATATTGCCAATAAAAACGGAGTGCGTTCTGATATTGTTGCTACCAATGCCAATTCTGCTTATTATTCTTCATTGCACGGTCTTACGCCTTATGGAGTAAACTTAATGACGAGAAGTGTAGAAGGTACGTACAAAAGATTTGTTCATTTTGTGACTCAAAACAGAAAGAAAACTTTCGAGCAGATTGATAATGTTGGTGGTGGAAGAGTTTGGAGTGGAGTTCGTGCAAAAGAAATAGGTTTGGTAGACGAATTAGGAACTTTAAATGATGCTGTGAAATTTGCGGCACAGAAAGCAAACTTAAAATCTTACAATGTTGCTTCGTATCCTAAAAAGATGACGGCTTTTCAGCAGATTTTTGAAGATATGAATGAAGATGATATTTCTGCAAGAGTGATTAAAAATAAAATTGGTAAAGCCAACTATGAAATTTTAGAACAGCTTACCAGTGAGAAATTAAAATCTGAGGTAAAAATGGAAATGCCTTACAGAATCAAAATCGACTAA
- the lnt gene encoding apolipoprotein N-acyltransferase, translated as MKYVLLTLISAMLLSVSWPTYGVPFFIFFALVPLLMMEHDVSKFSKYKRKSWVVFGLSYLCFVIWNIVTTGWLYGAKNPDGSHSLLAVVFPVLVNSLLYSLVFQCYHWYKNAQGTYWGMAFLVAIWMSFEKFHLNWELTWPWLNLGNAFSDYPKLIQWYDTLGATGGSFWILIVNLLIFYTIRIWQAGRKRKDLIINISATALLIGLPMIISLIKFNQFNEKPIGEVSVLMLQPDLDPYGEKYSKDSITIQKELLELAENNTKGKIDYYIAPETAIPGRGSISETAFEKSELLNNVKAFLAKHPGSVFTTGISSHKYFLDKNNLPKDAYPINDRVWVESYNSAVQIIPNQKVEVYHKGKLVPGAEIFPYVNVLKPILGDVMLDLGGSVVSLGTDKERVAFSNPYNKGKIAPIICYESIYGEFVTDYVKKGANFLGIMTNDSWWGVTQGHKQLLSYAKLRAIETRREIVRSANSGISAHINAKGEILEDTFYGDQTALFAKVNLYEGETFYVRAGDFLSRVSIFALGFLLFYFLIKTVQNKMKKENGK; from the coding sequence ATGAAATACGTCTTACTTACGCTCATTTCAGCGATGTTGCTCTCGGTTTCGTGGCCGACTTACGGAGTTCCGTTTTTTATATTCTTTGCCCTCGTTCCGCTTTTAATGATGGAACACGATGTTTCTAAATTTTCAAAATACAAAAGAAAAAGCTGGGTCGTTTTTGGTCTTTCTTATCTATGTTTTGTAATTTGGAATATTGTAACAACAGGTTGGCTGTATGGCGCAAAAAATCCGGATGGAAGTCATTCGCTGCTTGCCGTTGTATTTCCTGTTTTGGTTAATTCTCTTTTATATTCTCTTGTTTTTCAATGCTATCATTGGTATAAAAATGCTCAGGGGACGTATTGGGGAATGGCTTTTTTGGTAGCAATCTGGATGAGTTTTGAAAAATTTCATCTGAATTGGGAACTAACCTGGCCTTGGCTGAATCTGGGAAATGCTTTTTCAGATTATCCAAAACTGATACAATGGTATGATACGTTGGGTGCAACCGGCGGAAGTTTCTGGATTTTGATTGTTAATTTATTGATATTCTATACCATCAGAATTTGGCAAGCAGGAAGGAAAAGAAAAGATTTAATCATAAATATTTCGGCAACTGCACTATTAATTGGTCTTCCGATGATTATTTCATTGATAAAATTTAATCAATTTAATGAAAAACCGATTGGTGAAGTCAGTGTTTTAATGTTGCAGCCTGACCTTGATCCTTATGGGGAAAAATATTCTAAAGACAGCATTACCATCCAGAAAGAGCTTTTAGAGCTCGCTGAAAACAATACCAAAGGAAAAATTGATTATTACATCGCTCCGGAAACTGCAATTCCGGGAAGAGGTTCTATTTCAGAAACGGCTTTTGAAAAAAGTGAATTGCTCAACAATGTAAAAGCTTTTCTTGCTAAACATCCAGGGTCTGTTTTTACAACAGGAATTTCTTCTCACAAATATTTTTTAGATAAAAATAATTTACCAAAAGACGCCTACCCTATCAATGACAGAGTTTGGGTAGAAAGCTACAATTCGGCAGTGCAGATTATTCCGAATCAAAAAGTGGAAGTTTATCATAAAGGAAAACTCGTTCCTGGAGCTGAAATTTTCCCGTATGTCAATGTTTTAAAACCAATTTTGGGCGATGTAATGCTTGATTTGGGAGGAAGCGTTGTTTCGCTGGGAACCGATAAAGAACGTGTTGCTTTTTCAAACCCTTACAATAAAGGAAAAATTGCCCCAATTATCTGTTACGAAAGTATTTATGGTGAATTTGTAACCGATTATGTAAAAAAGGGAGCCAATTTCCTCGGAATTATGACGAATGATTCTTGGTGGGGCGTCACCCAAGGTCACAAACAATTGCTTTCTTATGCAAAACTAAGAGCGATTGAAACCCGAAGAGAAATTGTACGATCTGCAAACAGTGGAATTTCGGCACATATTAATGCAAAAGGTGAAATTTTAGAAGATACTTTTTATGGCGATCAGACTGCGCTTTTTGCTAAAGTGAATCTTTATGAAGGTGAAACTTTCTATGTAAGAGCGGGAGATTTCCTTTCGCGAGTTTCGATTTTTGCTTTAGGATTTTTGCTGTTTTATTTTTTGATTAAAACAGTTCAGAATAAAATGAAGAAAGAAAACGGAAAATAA
- the ftsY gene encoding signal recognition particle-docking protein FtsY: MSWFKNIFKKEEKETLDKGLEKSNQGFFEKMTKAVVGKSKVDDEVLDNLEEILIASDVGASTTIKIIERIEERVARDKYVGVNELDEILREEISGLLLENPHAGSGNIDTSKKPYVIMVVGVNGVGKTTTIGKLAHQFKSEGKKVVLGAADTFRAAAVDQLVIWSERVGVTIVKQEMGSDPASVAFDTVQSAVAQDADVVIIDTAGRLHNKINLMNELSKIKRVMQKVIPDAPHEILLVLDGSTGQNAFEQAKQFTAATEVNALAVTKLDGTAKGGVVIGISDQFQIPVKYIGVGEKMQDLQLFNGTEFVDSFFKKR, encoded by the coding sequence ATGAGTTGGTTTAAAAATATTTTCAAAAAAGAAGAAAAAGAAACTTTAGATAAAGGTTTGGAAAAATCTAATCAGGGTTTCTTTGAAAAAATGACTAAAGCCGTAGTCGGCAAAAGCAAAGTAGATGATGAAGTTCTAGATAATCTAGAAGAAATATTGATTGCTTCTGATGTTGGCGCTTCTACAACCATTAAAATCATTGAGAGAATTGAAGAACGTGTTGCCAGAGACAAATATGTCGGCGTAAACGAATTAGACGAAATTCTACGTGAAGAGATCTCTGGACTTCTTTTGGAAAACCCTCATGCAGGAAGTGGAAACATTGATACGAGTAAAAAACCATACGTTATCATGGTTGTCGGTGTAAATGGTGTAGGAAAAACTACCACCATCGGAAAATTGGCACATCAGTTTAAATCTGAAGGTAAAAAAGTAGTGTTAGGAGCTGCAGATACTTTCAGAGCTGCCGCTGTAGATCAGCTTGTCATTTGGAGTGAAAGAGTGGGTGTTACGATTGTAAAACAGGAAATGGGTTCAGATCCTGCTTCTGTGGCTTTTGATACTGTACAAAGTGCAGTTGCTCAAGATGCCGATGTCGTAATTATAGACACCGCAGGAAGACTTCACAATAAAATAAACCTGATGAATGAGCTTTCTAAAATCAAGAGAGTGATGCAGAAAGTAATTCCTGATGCTCCTCACGAGATTTTGTTGGTTCTTGATGGTTCTACAGGTCAAAATGCTTTTGAACAGGCAAAACAGTTTACAGCAGCTACTGAAGTGAATGCTTTAGCCGTAACAAAATTAGACGGAACAGCAAAAGGCGGGGTTGTTATTGGTATTTCAGATCAATTTCAGATTCCGGTAAAATATATAGGTGTTGGAGAAAAAATGCAAGACCTTCAACTTTTTAATGGTACAGAGTTTGTAGATTCGTTCTTCAAGAAGAGATAA
- a CDS encoding VanZ family protein has protein sequence MMLKKFYKIIILPFTVFLLYLMFFGMGRMQFEDHIVRIKPIISTVWFIQDTISWFDIVKIVLGNVVMFIPFGFLGWVFPKLNNLKSLIITFVSTIVIIEALQYFSRLGVFDVDDVILNTFGVFLGWQMKRMLETKFRKFVVE, from the coding sequence ATGATGTTAAAGAAATTTTATAAAATTATCATTCTTCCTTTTACGGTATTTCTTCTCTATTTAATGTTTTTTGGAATGGGAAGAATGCAGTTTGAGGATCATATTGTAAGAATTAAGCCAATTATTTCAACAGTTTGGTTTATTCAAGATACAATAAGTTGGTTTGATATTGTTAAAATTGTCTTGGGAAATGTGGTGATGTTTATTCCCTTTGGTTTTTTAGGTTGGGTTTTTCCTAAGTTAAATAATTTGAAAAGTCTCATCATAACTTTTGTTTCCACCATTGTGATTATAGAAGCACTGCAGTATTTTTCAAGATTAGGAGTTTTTGATGTTGATGATGTTATTCTGAATACGTTTGGTGTTTTTTTAGGATGGCAAATGAAAAGAATGCTTGAAACTAAATTTAGGAAATTTGTAGTTGAATAA